A single Montipora foliosa isolate CH-2021 chromosome 7, ASM3666993v2, whole genome shotgun sequence DNA region contains:
- the LOC138011088 gene encoding uncharacterized protein, whose product MLSLGSTDLQGKAYLLSMSHHNGECGCSTCEEEGFTAKQGKGHVRCYPFRDPPATLRTSDSVLENALSALESNKRVKGIYDVTPLAKLPWFDLVLGIVPDYMHGVLLGVTKQLLNLWLSSSKYKKPWFIGNKTKAIDKRLKEMKLPDFIQRLPRQLETSRAYFKASELQAWLLYYSVPCLIDILPERYLQHFACLVEGVYILLGDNITPELLAMARDLLFRFYKDHQVLYGDSNCSLNVHNVGAHLAMYVQSWGPLWAWSCFPFEDLNETLLEGVHGTGNQCRQLIWMLYAQNSLRANCHLIPDVTIQQFVERMLSGERRLRNVKKAANCQIAGALRRWTADDDILEQACLLIDLNCIRRPIFQVAKRVIVNGHITYSRLYEKMKKHCGYAVLIEHNGGNFMAYVQYFLYESNSKTVFAVLKRIILDLENPFLVSDKPRHLLQTASEEQRHTVVLVDSILEKVICLTGNSNHVCISGSQFLWPLSLTISIFIRAGVDDFFTVKIWKWQTLSLNF is encoded by the coding sequence ATGCTGTCATTGGGAAGCACGGACTTGCAAGGAAAGGCTTACCTTTTGTCTATGAGTCACCATAATGGTGAATGTGGCTGCAGTACTTGTGAGGAAGAAGGTTTTACTGCCAAACAAGGGAAAGGGCATGTGAGATGTTATCCTTTTCGAGACCCACCTGCTACTTTACGCACCAGTGACAGTGTACTGGAGAATGCCTTGTCTGCATTGGAGAGTAATAAGAGAGTGAAAGGCATTTATGATGTTACTCCACTGGCAAAACTCCCTTGGTTTGACCTAGTGCTTGGAATAGTTCCAGACTACATGCATGGTGTATTACTGGGAGTAACAAAGCAGTTGCTGAACCTCTGGTTGTCTTCATCAAAATATAAAAAGCCTTGGTTTattggaaataaaacaaaagctattgaCAAGAGACTAAAAGAAATGAAACTCCCAGATTTTATTCAAAGACTTCCAAGACAACTGGAAACAAGTCGTGCCTATTTTAAGGCATCTGAACTACAAGCATGGCTACTTTATTACTCAGTACCATGCCTTATTGACATTTTACCTGAGAGgtatcttcaacattttgcTTGCTTGGTGGAGGGTGTTTACATTTTGCTTGGAGACAATATAACTCCAGAGTTACTAGCTATGGCtagagatcttttgttcaggTTTTATAAGGATCACCAAGTCCTTTATGGCGATAGCAACTGCAGTCTTAATGTGCACAATGTTGGAGCTCACCTTGCCATGTATGTGCAGTCTTGGGGACCACTTTGGGCATGGTCATGCTTTCCCTTTGAAGATTTGAATGAAACCTTACTAGAGGGTGTTCATGGAACTGGAAATCAGTGTCGGCAGCTTATCTGGATGTTGTATGCACAAAATAGCCTGAGAGCTAATTGCCATTTAATTCCTGATGTTACAATACAACAATTTGTGGAGCGTATGCTTTCTGGAGAGAGAAGGTTGCGAAATGTGAAAAAGGCTGCAAACTGTCAAATTGCTGGAGCTTTAAGAAGATGGACAGCCGATGACGATATCCTTGAACAAGCCTGTTTATTAATTGACTTAAACTGTATCCGCAGACCAATTTTTCAGGTGGCTAAACGTGTTATTGTTAATGGACATATTACTTATTCAAGACTGTACGAAAAGATGAAAAAACATTGTGGATATGCAGTTCTTATTGAGCACAATGGAGGGAACTTCATGGCCTATGTGCAGTATTTTCTGTATGAAAGTAATTCAAAAACTGTTTTTGCGGTTTTAAAGCGTATTATTTTAGATCTTGAGAACCCCTTTCTGGTGTCTGACAAGCCACGCCATCTCCTTCAAACTGCAAGTGAAGAGCAAAGGCACACTGTGGTGCTGGTGGATAGCATTCTTGAAAAAGTTATATGTCTGACCGGAAATTCAAACCACGTGTGTATCTCGGGCTCCCAATTTCTGTGGCCATTGTCGTTGACTATTAGTATTTTCATTAGGGCAGGTGTAGATGATTTTTTTACTGTGAAAATCTGGAAATGGCAAACACTTTCATTAAATTTTTAA